From the genome of Nitrosopumilus sp., one region includes:
- a CDS encoding nucleotide-binding protein yields the protein MSVEEQLIEFAKQGKLVTHKCNSCDHLHLSTIYYCQKCGSKGFEDVVLDGTGDVATYTIITVAPAGFEKYTPYAFVVMNVDNSDLRISGFMAGIATPADLPVGTRSKITGFDERGIIIEKQ from the coding sequence ATGTCTGTCGAAGAACAACTAATCGAATTTGCCAAGCAAGGAAAGCTAGTAACTCACAAATGCAATAGCTGTGACCATCTTCACTTATCCACAATCTATTATTGTCAGAAATGTGGCAGTAAAGGGTTTGAAGATGTCGTTTTAGACGGTACAGGCGATGTTGCTACTTATACCATTATCACTGTGGCACCTGCGGGCTTTGAAAAATATACGCCGTATGCGTTTGTGGTCATGAACGTTGATAATTCTGACTTGAGAATTTCTGGATTTATGGCCGGAATTGCAACCCCTGCAGATCTACCAGTTGGAACAAGGTCAAAAATAACCGGTTTTGATGAACGTGGAATCATTATTGAAAAGCAGTAA
- a CDS encoding thiolase domain-containing protein — protein sequence MRFVEKVCVLGAGSTKYGKLPDSIADITTQASVSAIESAGIDPKEIKASYISNVFGVADKQVHLGPVLMSRLGIPDKPSLTIESACGSGSVSFREAYANVAAGFYDCLLVTGTEKVTHTGTEWTTTYFAYCSDFFYEGQAGASFPGLFASMARAYLTEYDATEEDFAAVAVKNHDNGVLNPKAHMQKKITIDDVMKSPVVASPLKLYDCCPFSDGASSVILCSEKFAKENGGNYIEVTGSGRGGSPAALQGREHLTTIPSTKIAAADAYKMAGITAKDVDFAEVHDCFTIAEVVDTEDLGFFEKGKGIQAVREGRTKLNSDISINPSGGLKSKGHPIGATGVGQVVEVFDQLTGNAGARTVKDAKIGLTHNFGATGASCAVHVFQSV from the coding sequence GTGAGATTTGTGGAAAAGGTCTGCGTTCTTGGTGCCGGTAGTACAAAATATGGAAAATTACCTGATAGCATTGCCGATATTACCACTCAGGCATCAGTTTCAGCCATAGAAAGCGCCGGAATTGATCCTAAAGAAATTAAAGCGTCATACATCTCAAACGTATTTGGAGTAGCCGACAAGCAGGTACATCTTGGACCTGTCTTGATGAGCAGATTGGGAATTCCTGATAAACCATCTTTAACAATAGAGTCTGCATGTGGAAGCGGCTCTGTATCTTTTAGAGAAGCATATGCCAATGTTGCAGCAGGCTTCTATGATTGTCTACTTGTAACTGGAACCGAAAAAGTAACTCACACAGGTACTGAATGGACTACGACTTACTTTGCATATTGCTCTGACTTTTTCTATGAAGGCCAGGCTGGCGCATCATTTCCTGGATTATTTGCATCCATGGCAAGGGCTTACTTGACTGAGTATGATGCAACAGAAGAAGATTTTGCAGCCGTTGCAGTAAAGAATCACGATAACGGCGTACTAAATCCCAAGGCTCACATGCAGAAAAAAATTACAATAGATGATGTAATGAAGTCTCCAGTAGTTGCCAGTCCTCTAAAGCTTTATGATTGCTGTCCGTTCTCTGACGGTGCAAGTTCTGTTATTCTTTGTTCTGAAAAATTTGCAAAAGAAAACGGTGGAAATTACATTGAGGTGACTGGTTCAGGAAGAGGTGGTTCACCAGCTGCGTTGCAAGGACGTGAACACTTGACCACTATTCCAAGTACAAAGATTGCAGCTGCGGACGCATACAAGATGGCAGGCATTACTGCCAAAGATGTAGACTTTGCAGAAGTACATGACTGCTTTACAATTGCAGAAGTAGTTGATACTGAAGATTTGGGATTCTTTGAAAAGGGTAAAGGCATTCAAGCTGTTCGTGAAGGAAGAACAAAATTAAATTCTGATATTTCAATTAATCCGTCAGGTGGTCTCAAATCAAAGGGACATCCAATTGGAGCTACTGGTGTGGGACAAGTAGTTGAAGTATTTGATCAGCTGACCGGAAATGCCGGTGCAAGAACTGTCAAAGATGCAAAAATTGGTCTGACTCATAACTTTGGTGCAACCGGTGCAAGTTGCGCTGTTCACGTGTTCCAGAGTGTATAA
- a CDS encoding DNA topoisomerase, giving the protein MRSSKPKTKTKTKTKTKTKTKTIQIKKPVIRHIVKTTKSVTAIFKKEIIQYLDSSGYLSWSSRERKYIILGTNSPKNGLMQCPECKLGELMVIRSRTTSKRFMGCSNYHGGCKASSPLLQKAKLRATKIPCTVCKWPMIIFRYSRKQKWTKQCGNFNCESRNAKPAI; this is encoded by the coding sequence ATGCGTTCAAGTAAACCCAAAACCAAAACCAAAACCAAAACCAAAACCAAAACCAAAACCAAAACTATTCAGATCAAAAAGCCGGTAATCAGACACATAGTTAAAACCACAAAATCTGTAACTGCAATATTCAAAAAAGAGATCATTCAGTATCTGGATAGCAGTGGATATCTTTCTTGGTCCTCAAGAGAGAGGAAATATATCATTCTTGGAACAAATTCTCCAAAAAATGGATTGATGCAATGTCCCGAATGTAAACTTGGAGAATTAATGGTTATCAGATCCAGAACTACCAGCAAACGATTCATGGGCTGCTCAAACTATCACGGAGGATGCAAGGCCTCATCGCCTTTATTGCAAAAGGCAAAACTGAGGGCAACAAAGATTCCATGTACCGTGTGTAAATGGCCGATGATAATTTTTCGATATTCACGAAAGCAGAAATGGACTAAACAGTGTGGGAATTTTAATTGTGAAAGCAGAAATGCTAAGCCTGCAATCTAG
- a CDS encoding amidohydrolase — MKAAVVQFKASVNKEINLEKIISFISKAVSKNATLCAFPEFMMFYTNSSQTPKQLADLAETIDGDFVSAIAKSAKENRIQVVGSFYEKSEKKDRVYDTAFVIDKSGKTMSTYRKIHLYDALGFRESDKMASGSQIARPVKTSIGKIGMMICYDLRFPEMSRSLTVAGSEILVAPSAWVKGKMKEDHWITINKTRAIENGCYVIAPDHVGNIYCGRSLVVDPYGKILLDMKKKQGIGFVNIDLDKVKQTRKVLPLLKNRRTDVYSRLQA, encoded by the coding sequence ATGAAAGCCGCAGTGGTTCAGTTCAAGGCATCTGTCAACAAGGAGATCAATCTTGAAAAGATAATTTCCTTTATTTCAAAGGCTGTTTCAAAGAATGCAACGCTGTGTGCATTTCCAGAATTCATGATGTTTTATACAAATTCATCTCAAACTCCAAAGCAGTTGGCAGATTTGGCTGAAACCATTGATGGAGACTTTGTTAGTGCTATTGCAAAGTCTGCAAAAGAAAACCGCATTCAGGTTGTAGGATCCTTTTATGAAAAGAGTGAGAAAAAAGATCGTGTATATGATACCGCTTTTGTAATCGACAAGTCTGGTAAGACAATGTCCACATATAGAAAAATTCATCTCTATGACGCTCTTGGGTTCAGGGAATCCGATAAGATGGCTTCAGGTTCTCAAATTGCAAGGCCTGTCAAGACATCCATTGGAAAAATAGGTATGATGATATGTTATGATTTACGATTTCCAGAAATGTCAAGATCCCTTACAGTCGCAGGATCTGAAATTTTGGTAGCGCCGTCTGCCTGGGTTAAGGGAAAAATGAAGGAGGATCACTGGATCACAATTAACAAAACGCGGGCAATTGAAAACGGATGCTATGTGATTGCACCTGATCATGTTGGAAACATCTATTGTGGCAGAAGTCTGGTTGTTGATCCGTACGGAAAAATCCTGCTTGATATGAAAAAGAAACAGGGAATAGGTTTTGTCAATATTGATCTGGACAAAGTAAAACAAACGCGCAAGGTTCTACCGCTTCTTAAAAATAGAAGGACGGATGTTTATTCTAGATTGCAGGCTTAG
- a CDS encoding 4-oxalocrotonate tautomerase, whose translation MPLITVSMYPGRTQEQKDEYAKAITKSAVEILKTKESHVIVVFEDNPKENWFLAGKQL comes from the coding sequence ATGCCTTTGATTACGGTATCAATGTATCCTGGAAGAACTCAGGAGCAAAAAGACGAATACGCAAAAGCAATCACAAAATCAGCAGTTGAAATTCTAAAAACAAAAGAAAGTCATGTTATTGTTGTTTTTGAAGACAATCCTAAAGAAAATTGGTTTTTGGCAGGTAAGCAATTGTGA
- a CDS encoding rhomboid family intramembrane serine protease produces MFPLRDENPHPPGFKPKVTYALIIMNVVVFFMEVVYTGQFLDFTNRNASVMFYNWGAVPVCVTGEFAGVDTGNSVIQCPAFSEITLLTSTFMHGGLIHLGGNLLFLWIFGDNIEQKFGKIKYLGIYLMWGVAAGLIHIFGDAGSAIPAVGASGAISGVLGAYLVIFPKARIQTFMMLGFFWRMMHIQARWFLPFWLIFQNLLPYFTQGLGFGIAGGGVAYLAHIGGFAVGLATGYVYKKTHSSDFTYGTRYGYRADY; encoded by the coding sequence ATGTTTCCATTAAGAGATGAGAATCCACATCCTCCAGGATTCAAACCAAAAGTAACCTATGCTCTGATCATAATGAATGTGGTTGTATTTTTCATGGAGGTTGTATATACGGGGCAATTTCTTGACTTTACAAATCGAAATGCATCTGTAATGTTTTACAATTGGGGTGCGGTACCAGTTTGCGTTACGGGAGAATTTGCCGGTGTTGACACTGGAAATAGCGTAATACAGTGCCCTGCATTTTCAGAAATTACGTTATTGACATCTACTTTCATGCATGGCGGTCTGATTCACTTGGGTGGCAATCTGTTATTTCTATGGATATTTGGTGACAATATTGAACAAAAATTTGGAAAAATAAAATATCTTGGAATTTATTTAATGTGGGGAGTTGCTGCGGGACTAATTCATATATTTGGAGATGCAGGCAGTGCAATTCCTGCCGTAGGAGCATCTGGTGCAATTTCTGGAGTACTAGGTGCATATCTTGTAATTTTCCCAAAGGCCCGAATTCAAACCTTCATGATGCTTGGTTTCTTTTGGAGAATGATGCACATTCAGGCTAGATGGTTTCTTCCTTTCTGGCTAATCTTTCAAAACCTTCTTCCGTATTTTACACAGGGGTTGGGATTTGGCATTGCAGGCGGCGGCGTGGCTTATCTTGCGCACATTGGTGGGTTTGCAGTTGGTCTGGCAACTGGCTATGTTTACAAAAAAACACACAGTTCAGACTTTACATATGGAACCCGATATGGTTACAGGGCAGATTATTGA
- a CDS encoding peptidase translates to MLIPQASFAEVSVPAHEYVGYFDSNEIYTVVGNVKNDMDYAIVPTISVSVIDVTDEFSKTVQHTSISSGNEIPFKIKFPEVLGNFPMLMPAEIAFEKTTPEVFTIDVIYDQTLIVHEDGHLTGRVINSGTETVSDFKIFAVIHGFDNETLDIGQNILPLTEMMPGEIREFTMYPDPKFMSKVWYYSCFAVGQDSVIVLNVPRNDDAFKIRYDSSILLSYPEFNSEGTSLSFSLIQGWSFDNYINLEFSKHSENESFQVFLNDEHVDSIQSVDDVGNWHVAFLVEPQSEGILTISGFDPEGKSLDEISIPDWIRNDANLWLSNNISDSEFLEDLDYLFDKQIISAPELDVSVELQRHIPSWIKISTSWWYEEIISDTEFLNLIENLVTRKIITI, encoded by the coding sequence ATGCTGATTCCTCAAGCTTCTTTTGCAGAAGTTTCTGTTCCGGCTCATGAATATGTTGGATATTTTGACTCAAATGAAATTTACACCGTTGTTGGAAATGTAAAAAATGATATGGATTATGCAATAGTTCCAACGATCTCTGTTTCAGTAATAGACGTTACAGATGAATTCTCAAAAACAGTTCAGCATACATCCATATCTTCTGGCAATGAAATTCCGTTTAAAATTAAATTTCCAGAAGTTTTGGGAAATTTTCCAATGCTGATGCCTGCAGAAATAGCCTTTGAGAAAACTACTCCCGAAGTTTTTACAATAGATGTGATCTATGATCAAACTCTGATAGTCCATGAAGACGGTCATCTAACTGGTAGAGTAATTAACAGTGGAACCGAGACTGTTTCTGATTTTAAGATCTTTGCAGTAATTCACGGATTTGATAATGAGACATTGGATATAGGTCAGAATATTTTGCCACTAACGGAGATGATGCCTGGAGAAATCAGGGAATTCACGATGTATCCCGATCCAAAATTCATGTCCAAAGTATGGTATTATAGCTGCTTTGCAGTTGGTCAAGATAGCGTAATTGTTCTAAATGTTCCAAGAAATGATGACGCATTCAAAATAAGATATGACTCAAGTATCTTGTTATCCTATCCAGAGTTTAATTCAGAAGGAACTTCTCTTTCCTTTAGTCTAATTCAAGGATGGTCGTTTGATAATTACATTAATCTAGAATTTTCAAAACATTCTGAGAATGAATCCTTTCAGGTCTTTCTAAACGACGAGCATGTAGATTCCATTCAAAGTGTTGATGATGTGGGAAATTGGCATGTGGCATTTTTGGTAGAACCACAATCTGAAGGAATTTTAACAATCAGTGGCTTTGATCCTGAAGGAAAATCGCTGGATGAAATTTCAATTCCTGATTGGATACGAAATGATGCAAATCTTTGGTTGTCCAATAACATTTCTGATTCAGAATTTCTTGAAGATCTTGATTATTTGTTTGACAAACAAATCATTTCTGCTCCTGAACTAGATGTGTCTGTAGAATTACAACGACACATTCCTTCTTGGATAAAGATCTCTACAAGTTGGTGGTATGAAGAAATAATTTCAGACACTGAATTTCTAAACCTGATTGAGAATCTTGTCACGCGAAAAATTATCACAATCTAG
- a CDS encoding winged helix-turn-helix transcriptional regulator, with protein sequence MTDRDLQIQQIIEENPGIQFREIMRSSGLKNGVLSHYLGKLEKVGTIKSIREPRQARFYPLNITQDESVVIKALRKQTPRDLLLALIKDDGLEFSQLVKEVKKSPSTVSLYLSQLVKDELVEIKFVELKKRYHIKARDVIDRLIEDYRPSLLEKPTSGFEDIINSF encoded by the coding sequence ATGACTGATAGGGATTTGCAAATTCAACAAATCATTGAAGAAAATCCTGGAATTCAATTCCGTGAAATCATGCGTTCATCCGGCCTAAAAAATGGGGTGCTGAGTCATTATTTGGGGAAACTAGAAAAAGTTGGCACCATCAAATCCATTCGTGAACCACGACAAGCAAGATTTTATCCGCTTAACATCACCCAAGACGAGTCTGTTGTAATCAAAGCTTTACGAAAACAAACTCCACGTGACTTACTGCTTGCATTAATTAAGGATGATGGACTGGAATTTTCTCAGCTAGTTAAGGAGGTTAAAAAATCACCATCCACTGTTTCATTGTACTTGTCACAACTTGTAAAAGATGAATTGGTAGAAATTAAATTCGTTGAACTTAAAAAAAGATATCATATTAAAGCAAGAGATGTTATAGATAGACTAATTGAAGATTATAGACCAAGCTTGCTTGAAAAACCTACATCCGGATTCGAAGACATCATCAATTCCTTCTAG
- a CDS encoding peptidase, protein MEKKFERKIQTSGRRLKNFSLIVFLIAFCVYVAGFENVYGHGIGSETFPPVDLNGKLVTLEVSSSQNDPDTSDDQQISISLIDFDSNITLRDVTFLVKSERGEQFLFEQEFKADNGFIVFNFVSEETDSILVDDDDDSANLFGSLLGFESRMIHVKGPNLSDGGLYKLDVSVLTADDYSQKLEVSPVFNAGISIAQTSVHDFVDPNFGEQNIHVVTYYDEISDFQYDSGSKEIKFSMPFEWSESNINQTFVVHQELLIPKKFGDLQVSGFTMYINGIKLSDDVVTIDDFLSDDRVVHFTIYQRELMNVFENNSNENVMDFIIKPDRNYVHLSSVTDNGQFRILTSWEPENLKSNSDAKVIFDVTDIFLKNRLVSTNYDFSMTQNDRIIFEQSGISTDSKDNHNVAEFVIPEDVSGIVNLNFKNLDNNNLAKTTIPIIIDRITHQSNETSIPDWIRNNALWWSQEQIDDNTFIQGIEYLIKNQIIVISQITQETPESKDIPSWIRNNAAWWADNQIDDETFVQGLEFLIQKGIIRI, encoded by the coding sequence ATGGAAAAGAAATTCGAAAGAAAAATCCAGACAAGTGGACGTAGATTGAAAAATTTTTCACTTATCGTGTTTTTAATTGCCTTTTGTGTATATGTAGCTGGCTTTGAAAATGTATATGGTCACGGAATTGGAAGCGAGACTTTTCCTCCTGTGGATTTGAATGGAAAACTTGTAACATTGGAAGTTTCATCTTCTCAAAATGATCCTGATACAAGCGATGATCAGCAGATATCTATTTCGTTAATTGACTTTGATTCAAACATCACTTTACGAGATGTTACGTTTCTAGTAAAATCAGAACGTGGAGAGCAATTTCTTTTTGAACAGGAATTCAAGGCAGACAATGGGTTCATAGTTTTTAATTTTGTTTCTGAAGAAACTGATTCAATTTTGGTGGATGATGATGATGATAGTGCCAATCTTTTTGGATCCTTGTTGGGATTTGAGAGTAGAATGATTCATGTCAAAGGGCCTAACCTGAGTGATGGTGGTTTATACAAACTGGATGTTAGTGTGTTAACCGCAGATGACTACTCACAAAAATTAGAAGTTTCTCCCGTATTCAATGCGGGAATTTCAATTGCTCAAACATCTGTACATGATTTTGTTGACCCAAATTTTGGGGAGCAAAACATTCACGTTGTAACGTACTATGATGAAATTTCAGACTTTCAGTATGATTCAGGTTCTAAAGAGATCAAATTTTCTATGCCCTTTGAGTGGAGCGAATCCAACATCAATCAAACATTCGTGGTTCATCAAGAACTTTTAATTCCAAAAAAATTTGGTGATTTACAGGTATCTGGCTTTACAATGTACATCAATGGAATCAAATTATCTGATGATGTTGTAACCATTGATGATTTTCTTTCTGATGATCGAGTTGTCCATTTTACAATATATCAAAGAGAACTGATGAATGTTTTTGAAAACAACTCTAATGAAAATGTAATGGATTTTATAATTAAACCAGACCGTAATTACGTTCACTTGAGTTCAGTTACTGATAATGGTCAGTTTAGAATTCTTACGTCCTGGGAACCTGAAAATCTGAAATCTAATTCAGATGCAAAAGTAATTTTTGATGTAACTGACATCTTCTTGAAAAATAGGCTTGTTTCTACAAACTATGATTTTTCAATGACCCAAAATGACAGAATTATTTTTGAACAAAGTGGAATAAGTACTGATTCTAAAGACAATCATAATGTTGCAGAGTTTGTGATTCCTGAAGATGTTTCAGGCATTGTAAACCTAAATTTTAAAAATCTAGACAATAACAATCTTGCAAAGACTACCATCCCGATCATTATTGATAGAATAACGCATCAAAGCAACGAAACTTCGATACCTGACTGGATTAGAAACAATGCATTATGGTGGTCTCAAGAACAAATTGATGACAATACATTCATTCAAGGAATTGAATATTTGATTAAAAACCAAATAATTGTAATTTCTCAGATTACGCAAGAAACCCCTGAATCTAAAGATATTCCTTCTTGGATTAGAAACAATGCCGCGTGGTGGGCAGATAATCAAATTGATGATGAGACATTCGTTCAAGGTCTGGAATTTTTAATTCAGAAAGGAATCATTCGTATTTGA
- a CDS encoding peptidase: MYDKLALLALIIGIFTIPVLVPDVFAHGLGGDQAEPISFDGMEVTVRTELSPSDITVGNVDSANMQIRFFDTLTDTNLDKVTYRIDLYQNDELLAGNFFYDNDGRLDIKLIPKSECDENRLVECSTYGGSEHVSAPGAYFVQGADCTDDNLDICGRPSITGPIFVKGGLYKIKVDIVAATSPRTLLANNLIYETFVSVAQEQNFQIQTANAEEIPIIIKTYYDEVDNFKFDASDDSISFDMPFDWSPDYVDLVQVVHEEVRVPKTFAPYAEGKQFKGYVNGVEIDQRALLNDPYSYDDTNIIHFLITKNELLKINETLGSDNHDNLQMDLKLVPLDEASKSSTEFYLVDTVNYEQVPTTVNISWDGKYGANQDIPFEFTFFDENRDLIKDLRYAYVVFDEFDQEISRYDGDDLVSQGIVSMEGIDIQKIYVPSEGQIRFDILVYGTGLDYDPKYAGIGSAIIEIGSGSSNSSPSVLPSVVEKTVIPDWIKSNAEWWAAGQIDDDAFVQGLQYLIKEDILKIPPTVQSSNSGLTGIPDWIKSNAEWWAAGQIDDDAFVQGLQYLIKEGIMTV; the protein is encoded by the coding sequence TTGTATGACAAGCTCGCATTATTGGCGTTAATTATTGGTATTTTCACAATTCCTGTTCTTGTCCCAGATGTTTTTGCACATGGACTTGGTGGAGATCAGGCTGAGCCTATTTCGTTTGATGGCATGGAGGTAACGGTTCGTACTGAATTGAGTCCATCTGACATTACCGTAGGGAATGTTGATTCTGCAAATATGCAAATACGTTTCTTTGATACGTTGACTGATACTAATCTTGATAAAGTCACATACCGAATTGATTTATATCAAAATGATGAGCTTTTAGCTGGAAATTTTTTCTATGATAATGATGGTAGACTGGACATCAAACTCATACCTAAATCTGAATGTGATGAGAATAGACTGGTAGAATGTTCAACTTATGGAGGTTCTGAGCATGTTAGTGCACCGGGTGCTTATTTTGTACAGGGTGCAGATTGTACTGATGATAATTTAGATATTTGTGGACGCCCATCTATCACAGGTCCAATATTTGTTAAAGGTGGATTGTACAAGATTAAGGTTGATATTGTGGCTGCAACTAGCCCACGAACCTTGCTTGCTAATAATCTTATTTATGAGACATTTGTTAGCGTTGCACAAGAACAAAACTTTCAAATCCAAACTGCAAACGCTGAAGAAATTCCAATCATAATAAAAACATACTATGATGAGGTTGATAATTTTAAATTTGATGCATCTGATGACTCAATTTCATTTGACATGCCGTTTGACTGGAGTCCAGACTATGTAGACTTGGTACAAGTTGTACATGAAGAAGTTAGAGTTCCAAAAACATTCGCACCTTATGCAGAAGGAAAACAATTCAAAGGCTATGTTAACGGTGTAGAAATTGATCAAAGGGCATTGCTTAATGATCCATACTCATATGACGATACTAACATCATTCATTTCCTTATTACAAAAAATGAATTATTAAAAATCAATGAAACATTAGGTTCTGACAATCATGATAATCTACAGATGGACTTGAAATTGGTTCCGTTGGATGAGGCTTCAAAAAGTTCCACCGAATTTTATCTTGTAGATACTGTAAATTATGAACAGGTTCCAACAACCGTCAATATCTCATGGGATGGAAAATATGGTGCAAATCAAGACATTCCATTTGAGTTTACATTCTTTGATGAAAATAGAGATTTGATTAAAGATCTCAGATATGCATATGTTGTTTTTGATGAATTTGATCAAGAAATATCTCGATATGACGGAGATGATCTAGTTAGTCAGGGCATTGTTTCAATGGAGGGAATTGATATTCAAAAAATCTATGTTCCCTCTGAAGGACAAATCAGGTTTGATATCTTAGTTTATGGAACTGGATTAGACTATGATCCAAAGTATGCTGGAATAGGTTCTGCAATTATTGAGATCGGTTCAGGCTCATCTAATTCTTCACCATCCGTATTACCTTCAGTGGTTGAGAAAACAGTAATTCCTGACTGGATTAAGAGTAATGCTGAATGGTGGGCTGCAGGGCAAATTGACGATGATGCATTTGTTCAAGGCCTTCAATACCTGATTAAAGAAGATATTCTAAAGATTCCTCCAACTGTACAGAGTTCTAATTCTGGTTTAACCGGTATTCCTGACTGGATTAAGAGTAATGCTGAATGGTGGGCTGCAGGGCAAATTGACGATGATGCATTTGTTCAAGGCCTTCAATACCTGATTAAAGAAGGAATCATGACAGTTTGA
- a CDS encoding copper-binding protein, translating to MKFLLMLLLVPILFIPAFAESQTVPTEKGTLDVKLTHDAIEPNILTKINIDFINPQTQKIQEHVDYTITVLKDDEIVFGPIPLTHTSVGSVKIPIEFNLGDGIYTMDFIIKGILFQPIPDETVSFDITVGEAFAQPTTPDNNNANNGEGGGCLIATATYGSEMAPQVQQLREIRDNTILKTSSGTTFMTSFNQFYYSFSPMVADFEREQPIFKEGVKAMLTPMLSSLSILNYVEINSEQEMLEYGISLILLNVAMYIGIPIFGILKLQQFRKN from the coding sequence ATGAAATTTCTTTTAATGTTGTTGCTAGTTCCAATATTATTCATTCCAGCATTTGCAGAATCTCAAACTGTACCGACGGAAAAGGGAACATTGGATGTTAAATTAACACATGATGCCATAGAGCCAAACATTCTAACCAAAATAAACATAGATTTTATCAATCCTCAAACACAAAAAATTCAAGAGCATGTTGATTATACAATAACTGTTTTAAAAGATGACGAAATAGTTTTTGGGCCAATACCACTCACACATACATCAGTGGGGTCAGTCAAAATTCCAATTGAGTTTAACCTTGGAGATGGAATATACACCATGGATTTCATAATCAAGGGAATTTTATTCCAACCCATTCCAGATGAGACAGTATCATTTGACATTACAGTGGGAGAGGCGTTCGCTCAGCCAACAACACCAGATAACAACAATGCAAATAACGGAGAAGGAGGGGGATGCCTGATTGCAACTGCAACGTATGGTTCTGAAATGGCACCACAAGTTCAACAACTTAGAGAAATTAGAGACAATACTATTCTAAAAACAAGTTCAGGTACAACATTTATGACATCATTTAACCAATTCTATTATTCATTTTCACCCATGGTTGCAGACTTTGAAAGAGAACAACCGATATTCAAAGAAGGAGTAAAAGCAATGCTAACTCCCATGTTATCATCATTGTCTATATTGAATTATGTTGAAATTAATTCAGAGCAGGAAATGCTCGAATATGGCATCTCACTAATTTTACTTAATGTTGCTATGTATATTGGAATTCCAATATTTGGAATTTTGAAGTTGCAACAATTTAGAAAAAACTGA
- a CDS encoding PEFG-CTERM sorting domain-containing protein: MAAGIVAMTPAAFADHSEVTIVPAAGSGAPGCEDTADGCYIPGTATVDVGGVVIMTNTDSAAHTYTSGTPDGGPDGVFDTSLLMVNNSFEWNPMTVGEQPYFCMVHPWMQGVIIVQEVEAEEETHGEGMDDHGDDKGKMMHAEGDATATGMLSDGTIVSIWASTPTAGEMMEISVEFEDAEHVNHDMMVTQNGEDVLHDEGAHHHDGKGVHTTAALSSSDPVDITITFQGYGVDDPKTGPIGEEVVFSNVVPEFGTIAMMILAVAIISIVAVTAKSRVVPRF, encoded by the coding sequence ATCGCAGCAGGTATTGTCGCCATGACACCGGCTGCTTTTGCAGATCATTCAGAAGTCACAATCGTACCGGCAGCAGGTTCTGGTGCCCCGGGTTGTGAGGACACAGCAGACGGATGCTACATTCCAGGTACTGCCACGGTGGACGTAGGCGGAGTCGTGATAATGACCAATACGGACAGCGCGGCCCACACGTACACGTCCGGAACTCCTGACGGAGGGCCAGACGGCGTATTTGATACAAGCCTACTGATGGTCAACAATTCCTTTGAGTGGAATCCGATGACCGTAGGCGAGCAGCCATACTTCTGCATGGTTCATCCCTGGATGCAGGGAGTGATCATAGTACAAGAAGTAGAAGCTGAAGAAGAAACTCATGGTGAAGGTATGGACGATCATGGTGATGATAAAGGTAAAATGATGCACGCCGAAGGTGATGCAACTGCAACCGGAATGTTATCTGATGGTACAATAGTTTCAATATGGGCTTCCACACCAACTGCAGGCGAAATGATGGAAATTTCCGTTGAATTCGAAGATGCAGAGCATGTTAACCATGATATGATGGTAACACAAAATGGTGAAGATGTTTTACATGATGAAGGTGCACACCACCACGACGGCAAAGGTGTACATACAACAGCAGCACTTAGTTCTTCTGACCCAGTAGACATTACTATTACCTTCCAAGGTTATGGTGTTGATGATCCTAAAACAGGACCAATCGGTGAAGAAGTAGTATTCTCAAACGTTGTCCCAGAGTTTGGTACAATTGCAATGATGATACTAGCTGTAGCAATCATAAGCATCGTAGCAGTAACTGCAAAATCTAGAGTCGTTCCAAGATTTTAG